AGGTCAGTCTTATTTGAAAAGGCCTCTAATTTTTCCCCAACTCCCCTGGCCCTAGCAGATTCTTCTAAAAAGAAAAATGGAACATCTGCCCCAAGTTTTAGACCTATATCCATCATTTCTTTTTTTGATAGGCCTAGGTCCCAAAGCTCATTTAGGCCCTTGATCATCTCAGCTGCATCAGTAGACCCACCAGCAAGTCCTGCTGCAAGAGGGATATTTTTTTCAAGTCTAACCCTTATACCTTTATTTTTAGCCCTTGGTGATATGAGCTTGTAGGCCTTATAAATCAGATTGTCCTCAAGGTCCCCAAGATCTATATTTGCTTCATAATGAAATTTATTATCATTAGTTTTCTCTATAAAGAGTTTATCAAAAAGATCAATCCTAGTCATAATTGTATCAATTTCATGATATCCATCCGACCTTTGCCCTAAAATATCAAGGGCTAGGTTGATCTTTGCATAACATTTTTTAATCATATTTACCTCAGTTTTATTATATCCTTTTGGATATTTTTTTCTATATTCTAATAATATAGCTTGACAAAAAAATTGATTAGGTATATAATTCCCCTAACAAGCGATGAGAAGAAGAGTAGCTGATCTTAACGCCTAAAGCGAGTCTTGTAGAGTGTGAGAAGACAGGTAGGAGATTGGTAAAAAGAGTCTTTGAGCTGGGAATCTGAAATATAAGTAGGGTTTTCGGGGTCTGCCCCTTATAGCAGAATAGTATGTACGTACTTATTGAGTTTTATTTTGTGAAAGATAAAAAAATTTGGGTGGCAACACGATTACCTCGTCCCTTGTGGATGGGGTATTTTTTATTGCCAAAAACAAAAAGGAGAAAATTATGAAAATGAAAAAATTGTTTCTAGGACTAGCCTTAGCAGGCATCATGACAGGTTGTGGCAAAAATGAGAGCAAAAAACCTACTCCTGCTGCTAGTAATGATATACTTGCTGATGGAGTTTTGACTGTGGCTACAAGTGCAGACTTTGCACCTTATGAATATTATGAGGGCAAAGATATAGTTGGGATCGACCCAGATATCCTAAAAGCCCTTGGCGAAAAACTTGGTGTAGAAATTGAAATTAAGGATATGGATTTTAATAATATCATAGCATCTATCGGCTCTGGCAAGGCAGACATAGGCGCTGCAGGCCTAACCATAGATGAAGAAAGGCTAAAAAACGTAGACTTCACAGATACCTATGCAGGTAGCGTACAAATATTTCTTGTAAAAGATGATGGAGAAATAAATTCTGTCAAAGACTTAGAGGGCAAAAAAATCGGTAGCCAACTTGGATCAATCGGAGATGACCTAGCCCAAGAGGACTACGATAATGTATCAACCTTTGCCAAATATCCTGATGCAGTTTTGGCCCTACAAAATTCAAAGGTAGATGCCATCCTAATGGATAAGACATCAGCAGAAAAATTTGTAGATGCCAACGAGGGCCTAAAAATCATGGAAGGTCCTTATGAGCCAGAAGAATATGCCCTAGCCCTCGGCAAAGACCAAAAGGATGCCAAAGAAAAAATAAATGCAGCCATAAAAGAACTAAAAGAAGATGGCACAATAGATGAAATTGTAAAAAAATATAAGTAGGATCTGATGTTTGAAGAAATTTACAACAATCTCTTTGCAGATGGCCTTTATATCTATCTTTTAGATGGTCTAAAGGTCACCCTGCTTGTGAGCCTAATATCCCTTGCCATTTCATTTTTTCTTGGCCTGGGACTTGCTCTTATAAAAACTAGCAAAAATGACCTCAATCCATCCTGGTCAAACCCAAAGGGTTTTTGCCTAAATATCTTGGACAAGCTGGCCAATCTTTTTATTACTATCATAAGGGGTACACCAACAACAATCCAGCTTTTGATAATGTTTAATGTAATACTTGTAAATCTGGATAACCTAATAATAGTAGCAATCGTCACCTTTTCCCTAAACTCTGCCGCCTATATGTCAGAGGTTATGAGAGGTGGCCTCCTAGCTGTAGATAAAGGCGAAATTGAAGCAGCTAGGTCTCTGGGACTTTCCTATGGGCAGACTCTAGCAAAAGTTAGCCTTCCTCAAGCTATTAGAAAGGCCCTACCAGCCTTGGGAAATGAAGTTATAACCCTGCTCAAAGAGACATCAATCACAGGCTTTATAGGCCTTGCAGATTTGACTCGTGGTGCATCGATTATAATTTCAAAAACCTTCAAGGCATCTATCCCATATTTTGCTGCTGCCCTGATTTATCTACTAATAGTCATAGGCATTGAGCAGATATTTAAAAAACTAGAAAGAAGGATGAACCATGTTAGAAGTTAAAAACCTATCTAAATCTTTTGGTGAAAATGAGGTCCTAAAAAATATTGATCTTAAAGTAGATCAAGCTGATGTTATCTCAATTATAGGGCCATCAGGATCTGGTAAATCTACTTTTCTCAGGAGCCTAAACCTCCTAGAAGTACCAAATTCTGGTACAATCACATTTTTGGGTCAAGATATAAAAACAATGGACATAAATAAAGTCAGGGAAGAAATTGGCATGGTTTTTCAAAACTTCAACCTTTTTTCCCACCTAAATATAATAGAAAACCTAACCCTAGCACCAGTCCTTAGAAAAAAAATGACAAAGGACCAGGCTATAGATAAAGCAGAGAAACTACTGGCTAGGATTGGACTAGAGGATAAAAAATTATCCTATCCTGATGAGTTATCAGGTGGACAAAAACAAAGGATCGCCATAATCAGAGCCCTGATGATGGATCCGAAAATAATTTTATTTGACGAACCAACCTCTGCCCTAGATCCGGAAATGGTAGGCGAAGTCCTATCACTGATGACAGATTTGGCACAAGAATCTATAACCATGCTAGTTGTGACCCACGAAATGGGTTTTGCAAGAGAAGTCTCAAACAAGGTTATCTTTATGGACCAAGGACAAATCGTAGAAAAAAGCCATAACCCAAAAGATTTTTTTGCAAATCCAAAAACCAAAAGGGCCCAAGTCTTTTTATCCAAACTAATTATTTGACAAAAATTTCAAAAGATAGTATCATTATTAGGTGATACTAAGCGGGATTGGCGGAACTGGCAGACGCGCAAGACTAAGGATCTTGTGACCGACTTTAGGTCGTGGAAGTTCAAATCTTCTATCCCGCACCAGTAAATATTTATACAAGAGTGTAAAATAATATATCGGAATATACACGAATTTAAAGAATAATTATTCTGTACTTTTGGTATAAAAGAGCGTAAATGACTATAAAAATATAAGAATGTAGTTAAAATGTAGTTAGTATAAAATGTTATAATAGAAGTTATAGAGACCCTTAGTGGTCTCTTTTTTCTTTGATATCTTGAATATTCATCTTCAAACTTAAGTATTAAACCTTTTTAAAATCCTAGCCATATTGTAATACCCTTAAAATAATCAAAAAAAAGCCACCTCCAATTGGCGGCTAAGAATAATCTTATATTATTGTAAATTTAATTCCCTTTTTAAGCCTTCTTGTAGGATATAAGAAAAATTTAAATCCTTCTCCCTAGCCATAATGTCTAACCATTGTGGTATAGTCAAGGTTTTCTTTATTGATTTATTATTTATTGCCTTTCTTACAGTTGGCATCCAAACACTTATCAAAGCTGTTTTTTGATTTTCTCCTACTTTTATATCCCTTAAATTAGTAGGTTTAGGAATTTCCTCATTCTCTTCTTCTAATTCAAACATCCATAATCCTAATACATCTTCAGCCATATATAGAGCTTCTTCATCCGTATCAGCACATGAAAAACACCCTGGCAAATCAGGAAACTCTATACTAATTCCATCATCATCGTAATAAAAAAGTGCAGGGTATACGTATTTGTCTTTCATAAATGTCTCCTTTAATTTAAAGAACTTAGGGATTATAATTTAACCCCTATTTGTTTCTAAATACTTTTTAAGGTTCTAATTGGATAAGAATCTCTAGGGCAAGGAACAGTAACTTTACCTAATTCAGGTCTATCTGGATTAATTAAGTACTTATGACTTCCCTTTTGAACTCCTTTTTCAATCTAACCATTCTTATTCAGTATTTTGAGTAGTTCTTTTGAGTTATAAGTCTTCATAAGGAGCGTCCTCCTTACATTAACATCATACGTGTTATTATACGTGTGTCAATAAAATAATAAAGGAGACCTACCCAAGTACAAGATAGGTTTTAATATTGTAAAATTTCAGAGTTTCCTCTTTTCTATAAGATATTTGTACTGTCTTTAGCTTGCCCTAAAATCAAACTTTTTATAAATTTATCATTTCTTAGAGTCGTAGAACTTAGCTTCAACAGTATCTGCTAAAAAGAGGCGAGCTTTTCTGCTGATCCTAAATAAGCTTTTACCGGGAATAAATGTGCCCTATTTTGTGCTGCCTTTATTAGGCTTTTAAAACCTTTAATTTTTAATTTCATTTTTTCACTCCTTTGTTGATATTTATATACCTACATTTTTTGTCTAGCTTTTTGTATTCTTCTTTGGTCAATATTCTTTGCATAGGGAGCTTGTATTTTTTATTGTAGGGATATTTGTTAGCATCTATTAATTTTCTGACATTTTCAGCATCTTTTTTGCATAAAAAGTGGGCGTGCTGGTCATAGCTCCCGCCCTCTCGTATCAGCATCCATTTTCTTTTTGGTAGTTTGGGGTAGTATTTGATAGATAGTTTCATAATATCATAAGATCGTTTATTTATATTTCAACATTTGCCTGGTATTTATAATCATTTATACAATAAAAAAAAACACGCTAGTTTTACTAACGTGTTTAGTCTGATTTTATTAAATTTACAGTCCTGAATTGTTCATTCCTACCACTTGCCAATAACCTAATGTGTCACCTGTCACAATCTCTGGCCAATGCTCTTTAAGTTCATTAGCTGTTAATTGCCTTTCTTCCTTATCTTCTTCACTCATAGAATCCCATTCAGCTTTTTCTTTTTCAAATTCACAAATTATTTTAATTTTATTTTCTGCCTTTTGCATAGTTTTCTGCCCCATTCCAACCGGTTTTAATACATTAAGGATAATTCATAGGCTAATGAATAATCGTATGCACCATTATTATATAAGCATATAAAGATTATAGGCTGTAGACAATACTCGTTTATTGAATGTATCTTTAGCTACAACGTCTTTATCTTTCAAATCCTCTTGTAAACTTTTAAAATCTAGTAAAAATACATCTTCATTTTCTTTCAATTCTTCCTGTATTCCTTCATCTGAACTTAGATTCATCATATCTAGATATTTATTTATAACCGCCTTTTTAAAGTCGTAATAAGAATATTTCATCTTATCCATTACAACTCCTTGTCTCTTTTGCTTTGAGCTTCTCCAACAACAAAATTGTGTTATATGAATTCCTGTATAGTTCCATTTGGCTTTTGCTTCCAATACTGATCTATCAGCTGCTTTTCACTTAATATTATACCCTTATTTTTCTTGCTTTTAAATGATAAATTAGCATTTGGGGATACCTTCATTTGCTTTTTTATTTCTTTCATTGCTAATTCAGGGCTTTTCCATCTCTTAGCCCTGTAAACACCATTTATCCCTTGCACTTGAACCTCGACTAATACTAACTTGCTTAAGTCTAGGTTCTTTTCAAGGATATTTTCAAGTTTTATTTCCTTATTTACTTGTCTTAATGACTTTTGAAATAAATCCTCACTTGTTTCTTCATCTTCTATTTCTGTATCATCTCCCCCGCCTTCTTCATCGTATCCATATGAGTCAAAGTCAAAGTCCATTGAGTCGCCGCTCGGCATCATTTGTTTTGATTGCAAGAAATATGGATTTGCTATTATATCTCCACCTTCTATTTCAGCTAGCCCCTTATCGGCTCTAACCTCATTTATGGTCATGTATGATTCAGTTTTTCTCTTTGCTAGGTCTACTTGTTCAGACTCTGATTCATTGTCTAGGCCATCAAAGACAAAAACATATTCATCATCTAGGCTAAATCTTGATATTATATATTTATTTACAACATTTTCTATATATTGTAGTAGTGGCAATAGACCCTTTGCTTTTGATTGGTCTACCTTGTCTTTGTCACCTGAAAAAAGACTTGATCCCTTACCACCTACACCACCATTATTAGGGAAATTTATTTCTGCTGGATCTATTTTATAAACAGCACAAATGATATTGATTAGATAGTTGATCCATTTTTCAAATACCATCTCCCCACCTGATTGGGCAATCTTTATAAATTCTAGCTCGCCTGGTAGGGTAAAGACTGGTATTTTCCATGCGCCTTTTTGACCTGTTACCTGGGTTCGCCACTGTCTTTTAAATGATTCTAGGGTCTGCCTATCACCTGGTGCTGGACCATTCTTTTCTCATCTTATTTTGTTTTTGGCGAAGCGGATAGGATTTGAACCCTCGCCCTTTTTAAGGTCTAAGGGATTAGCAAACCGTCCCCTTGACAACTTGGGTATCTTGCCATAAAAAAGACAAATAAAATCTAATCTAGTTGTCTTATTAATCAATTTATTTAATTTTTCTTATAAATGGGTATATTAACAACAAATAACAGGTATTCCTCTTCCCCAAAAAGAGATGTCTATATGAGTAATTATATAGAACTGAGGGGGGATACCTGTTTTTTATTTATTTTCTTTAATACCACATTATCTTGCAATCTTTTATGTCTCTTTCTCCCTCTGCCATATCTCTAAGTCCATTTAAGGCATAAATTGCATAAGGATAACTGCTATATTCTTTTTCATCGGTAGGGCTTAATTTCACCTTATAATCATCTAGATCTAAACAATTTACAGATACGATTCCGAACTCTTCCCAATCTTCAGGGTAATATTCTGCTCTTATCCAATTATCCTTTTTTATTACGTTTTTTAATTTTAGCATAATATTCTCCACTTTTTTTATAATTATATTTTTCGCTTGCTAGTTTAGGAGCTTGTTCTTGGATTAGTTCATTAGCTATAAGCTTTTCTTCGTACATCTCGTGTTTTAGTAGTGTTAAATCATGTTTTTTAATATTGTCATTCATGATTCTGTTCCACGACTTGGCAATTTCAAAGCTAGGGGCAAATCTTTCTATACTTTTGCCTTCTAAATCGTTTTTAACAATAAAAATTCTTTTTTCTTTGGATTTCCTCTTTGTATATCCGGTATTTTTGGCTACCTGTCTTTGTAGGTAAGCCTATCTTCTAGATCTTTTATCCTATTGTCCATTCTTGTTAAGTATCTTGAGTAGTTTTTTTGAGTTATAAGTCTTCATAAGAAGCGGCCATCTTACATTAATTCTATACGTCTTATTATAAGTATATCGATGAAAAATAAAAAAGAAGCCTAAAAAACTAGGCCTCTAATTCTTCTATTATGGGTTTTATATACTTATCAGCAAGTTTTTTCTCACCAATGGCGCACAAACTTTCATAGACAGTCTCAAACCTGTTTTCTTCAAAATTAATGACATCAGAATTAAAATACTCCAGTATATTAGCTATCTGTCCAAAATTTTCCTTGCCATCTACCTCTTCTAGAATCCTATCGATAAGGTCCCTTATGCTATTAATCTCTCTTTCCATCCTAGCCTCCAAATAAAAATTTATCTTCTATATATAAATACCCTCTTTGTAAAATTAATAAAAAGCTCAACAAAAAAAGATGAGGCTGGCTCATCTTTTTTTAAAAGGATCATACAACATATAATTTATTATTAGGATTATCGTTTTATTTTAAAATAGATCTTGCTATTACAAGTTTTTGAACTTCTGAGGTTCCCTCATATATTTCTGTAATTTTTGCATCTCTGTACATTCTCTCTAGTGGGAAGTCTTTCATGTAGCCGTAGCCACCGTGGATCTGTAGGGCTAGGTTTGTGACTTCTCTAGCTGTTTGTGATGCAAATAATTTTGCCATGGCTGCTTCTTTGCTATGGCGTATACCTTTATCTGCAAGCTGAGCTGCTATGGTTGTAAGGGCTCTTGCTGCTTGGATTTTGGTTTCCATTGTAGCTAGGTACCATTGTATACCTTGTAGGTCTGCTATTGGTCTTCCAAATTGCTCACGTTCTTTGGCATATTTTATAGAAAGGTCTAAAGCTCCTTGGGCTATACCAACTGCTTGGGCAGATACACCGATTCTAGCTGTATCTATTAGAGAAAGGGCTATAGATAGGCCTTTGTTTTCCTCGCCTAGCAAGTTTTCTTTTGGTACTCTACAGTCTTGGAATACTAGTTCTACTGTTTCTGATGCTCTAATACCCATTTTGTCTTCTACTTTTCCGTAGGTGAAGCCTGGTGTTCCTTTTTCAACTATAATTGCTGATAGGCCACGAGCTTTGGCAGCTGGGTCTGTTAGGGCAAATACTAATACGTATTCTGCAGCTTTTCCGCTTGTTATAAAGGTTTTACTACCGTTTAAAACATATTCGTTTGTGCTTTCGTCAAAAACTGCTGTTGTTTTTGTTGCTCCAGCATCAGATCCTGCT
This window of the Anaerococcus mediterraneensis genome carries:
- a CDS encoding type II toxin-antitoxin system HicB family antitoxin, whose translation is MKDKYVYPALFYYDDDGISIEFPDLPGCFSCADTDEEALYMAEDVLGLWMFELEEENEEIPKPTNLRDIKVGENQKTALISVWMPTVRKAINNKSIKKTLTIPQWLDIMAREKDLNFSYILQEGLKRELNLQ
- a CDS encoding amino acid ABC transporter ATP-binding protein — translated: MLEVKNLSKSFGENEVLKNIDLKVDQADVISIIGPSGSGKSTFLRSLNLLEVPNSGTITFLGQDIKTMDINKVREEIGMVFQNFNLFSHLNIIENLTLAPVLRKKMTKDQAIDKAEKLLARIGLEDKKLSYPDELSGGQKQRIAIIRALMMDPKIILFDEPTSALDPEMVGEVLSLMTDLAQESITMLVVTHEMGFAREVSNKVIFMDQGQIVEKSHNPKDFFANPKTKRAQVFLSKLII
- the acrC gene encoding acryloyl-CoA reductase, which encodes MENLLTENQIDIRDLVRDYAIKELRPTAEERDKTAVFPSDVWADLVDMGLTGIGVAEEYGGAGMGQLEKIVAVEELAKVDGAVGGIYSISSILQHALQKFGTDAQKDKYLENITSGGKLGAFALTEAGAGSDAGATKTTAVFDESTNEYVLNGSKTFITSGKAAEYVLVFALTDPAAKARGLSAIIVEKGTPGFTYGKVEDKMGIRASETVELVFQDCRVPKENLLGEENKGLSIALSLIDTARIGVSAQAVGIAQGALDLSIKYAKEREQFGRPIADLQGIQWYLATMETKIQAARALTTIAAQLADKGIRHSKEAAMAKLFASQTAREVTNLALQIHGGYGYMKDFPLERMYRDAKITEIYEGTSEVQKLVIARSILK
- a CDS encoding transporter substrate-binding domain-containing protein, which codes for MKMKKLFLGLALAGIMTGCGKNESKKPTPAASNDILADGVLTVATSADFAPYEYYEGKDIVGIDPDILKALGEKLGVEIEIKDMDFNNIIASIGSGKADIGAAGLTIDEERLKNVDFTDTYAGSVQIFLVKDDGEINSVKDLEGKKIGSQLGSIGDDLAQEDYDNVSTFAKYPDAVLALQNSKVDAILMDKTSAEKFVDANEGLKIMEGPYEPEEYALALGKDQKDAKEKINAAIKELKEDGTIDEIVKKYK
- a CDS encoding amino acid ABC transporter permease, producing MFEEIYNNLFADGLYIYLLDGLKVTLLVSLISLAISFFLGLGLALIKTSKNDLNPSWSNPKGFCLNILDKLANLFITIIRGTPTTIQLLIMFNVILVNLDNLIIVAIVTFSLNSAAYMSEVMRGGLLAVDKGEIEAARSLGLSYGQTLAKVSLPQAIRKALPALGNEVITLLKETSITGFIGLADLTRGASIIISKTFKASIPYFAAALIYLLIVIGIEQIFKKLERRMNHVRS
- the ispE gene encoding 4-(cytidine 5'-diphospho)-2-C-methyl-D-erythritol kinase produces the protein MIKKCYAKINLALDILGQRSDGYHEIDTIMTRIDLFDKLFIEKTNDNKFHYEANIDLGDLEDNLIYKAYKLISPRAKNKGIRVRLEKNIPLAAGLAGGSTDAAEMIKGLNELWDLGLSKKEMMDIGLKLGADVPFFFLEESARARGVGEKLEAFSNKTDLKILLINDGPEIPSSYVYERTKHFGHIDMDKIVSGLRNSDNKIVEEFENVMEDVVCRDFPKLMDIKEKLLSLGAKKALVSGSGASVFGIFFDENDLEEAYQSIKDSYRFVKKVELIDD